The Leifsonia poae region TGCGCCCTTTCCAGAGGGCGAAGTCGCGCGGGTCGCGTTTGGCGCGCGGGTCTGCGTCGGCCGCGGCCTCCATATTGTCGATGCTCTGGCGGGTGAGCTCTCCGTAGGCGGGCCAGCTCTTCACATCGAAGTACACATCGCCCGTGCCATCGGCGGCCGCATAGGCATGCCCTCGCTCGATCAGCCGGGCGATCAGCTCCTGCATCTGCGGGATGCTCGCGGTGGCGCGCGGCTCGTAGGTGGGCGGTTGCACGCCCAGCGCTGTGTATGCCGCGGTGAACTCGAGTTCGAACCGGTAGGCGAGAGCCCACCACTGCTCCGAGCTCCCCTCTGCCTGGGCAGCAGCGGCGTTCACGAGGATCTTGTCGTCGATGTCTGTGACGTTGCGCACCAGCGTGACGTTGTTGCCGCGGTAGCTCAGCCAGCGTCGCAGCTGATCGTAGACGAGGGCCGAGCGCAGGTGGCCGATGTGCGGCGACGACTGCACCGTCGGTCCGCAGACGTACATTCCCACTTCGCCGTCGCGCAGCGGGATGAAGTCGCGAAGGGCACCGGCCTTCGAGTCGTAGAGTCGCACAGTCACGCTGCCTAGCCTACGGTCCGCGACTGCTGCACGACGATCGCCGTGGCGATGGCCGCGATGCCTTCGCCCCGCCCGGTGAACCCGAGCCCGTCCGTCGTCGTCGCGCTGATGGCGACCGGTGCGCCCAGGAGCCGCGTGAGCCGCGTCTCGGCCTCACCCCGCCGCGGGGCGAATGTGGGTCGGTTCCCGACGATCTGCACCGACACGTTCCCGATGCGGAACCCGGCCGCCTCCACGAGCCGGCGGGTCTCCGCGAGGAACACCTCGCCGTGGGCGCCGTCGAAGCGGGGGTCACTGGTGCCGAACACGCCACCGATGTCGCCGAGCCCGCAGGCCGAGAGCAGGGCGTCTGTGATCGCGTGCGCGACCGCATCGCCGTCGCTGTGCCCGGCGAGGCCGGACTCGCCCGGCCAGTGGAGGCCGGCGAGCCAGAGCTCGGCCGCAGGGTCGAAGCCGTGCGTGTCGGTGCCGACGCCGATCCGCGGGAGTGGGGTGGCGGATGCTCCGAGCGCGTCTTCGGCGCGGCGCAGGTCGGCGGGGGTGGTCACTTTGAACGCCAGTTCGTTGCCGGCCACGACGGAGACGGGGAGGCCGAGCGCGGTCACGAGACCGGCATCGTCGGTCTCGTCGGAGGAGGCGGCGGCGTAGGCGGCGACCAGATCCGTTCGCGGGAAGCCTTGCGGGGTCTGCACCGCGGCGAGCACCGAACGGTCGACGGTCTCGTGGATGTCACCGGCTTCGCCGACGCGTTTGATGGTGTCGCTCACCGGGAGGCCGGGAATCACACCGTGGCCCCGCGCATCCACTTCGCGCACGACGGAGTCGAAGAGCGTGCTCGGTGTCAGAGCACGGGCAGCGTCGTGCACCAGCACGACCTCCGCAGAGGCGGCCAGCTCGGCCAGGCCGTTCGCGACCGAACGCTGCCGGGAGGACCCGCCTGCGACGACGGAGACGGGAGCGCCGAACGCCGACTCCGCGAGAGCGCGGGCATCGTCGACCAGCCCTGCCGGAGCGACGACGATCAGCTGCACGGCCTCGCTCATACCGGCGACGGCATGCACAGAGCGCTCCACGAGGGTGGAGCCGCCGAGGCGCGCGAAAGCCTTCGGCACATCGGCGCCCAATCGCGTTCCGCTACCCGCGGCGACGACGATCACCGACACTCGTGGCACACCGTTTTGCGTCATGCCACGAGGGTACGGGATCAGGAGGCGAGCACCTCGTCGAGCAGGCTCGAAGCCTTCTCGTCGTCGGTCTTCTCTGCCAGGGCCAGCTCCGAGATGAGGATCTGGCGTGCCTTCGCAAGCATGCGCTTCTCACCGGCGGAGAGTCCGCGGTCTTGGTCTCGACGCCACAGGTCGCGCACGACCTCAGACACCTTGATCACATCGCCGGAGGCGAGTTTCTCGAGGTTCGCCTTGTATCGGCGGGACCAGTTGGTGGGCTCCTCGGTGAAGGGGGCGCGCAGCACCTCGAAGACGCGATCGAGACCCTCCTTGCCGATCACGTCACGAACGCCGACCAGGTCGACGTTCTCGGCGGGAACCTCGATGGTGAGATCGCCCTGAGTCACGTTGAGCTTGAGGTACAGCTTCTCTTCACCCTTGATGATTCTCTTTTTGACTTCGGTGATCGTTGCGGCCCCGTGATGTGGGTAAACGACGGTTTCGCCAACCTCGAAAAGCATAGATTGATGTCCCTTCAGCAACCTCTAGGATACCACAGCCAGATGGTGCTAAGGTTCGCTCTCACGCGCGGGGACCCTCACGCGAATACGCTAAACTCGAAGCGCATTCCGCTTCTTCTCACGGCCGGATCCGGCCGAGCGGAACGATCTGGAGGGTCATTCAGTGAAAGCTCGTGTCGTGGGGTCCGTCGTCCTTGCCCTGGCGGTCGCGTTCGGAACCGCCGGCTGCGGTTTCATCGCCCCACAGGCCACCACGAAGCACTACGACGCGAGTGACGGCGTGAGCGGCAACGTCGGCCAGATCGACGTCCGCAACGCGATGATCATCACGAATGCCAAGAACGGAACCGTCGGCAACCTCGTCGTCACTCTGGTCAACAACGACTCGAAGAGCCACCGACTGGGTATCGAGGCCGGTGGCGACCCGACCAGCACGCAGTACGTCACCGTGAAGCCCGGTCAGGTGCTCCAGCTGGGTGAGCACCCCAAATCCACCGAGAACACCGTGCTTCTCCCGAACTTCAGCGCCCTTCCCGGAAGCCTGTTCTCGGTCTACTTCCAGTACGCCGACTACACCGGGGTCAACCTGAGCGTTCCCGTGCTCGACGGTCAGCTGGCCGAGTACAAGAATCTTGTCCCGCCGGAGATCCTCCCGGCCGCCAAGTAGCCGAAAGACCCGGCTCGACGCGAAGAGGGGCGGCTCCGATCGGAGCCGCCCCTCTTCGCGTCCGCAGGCCACGATCCGGTCAGGCGTTGAACCGGTATCCGAGACCGCGCACGGTGACGAGCATCGTCGGATCGGAGGGGCTCTCCTCGATCCGTGACCGGATGCGCTTGATGTGCACATCCAGTGTCTTCGTGTCGCCGAAGTAATCGCTGCCCCACACCCGGTCGATCAGCTGACC contains the following coding sequences:
- a CDS encoding CarD family transcriptional regulator, with the protein product MLFEVGETVVYPHHGAATITEVKKRIIKGEEKLYLKLNVTQGDLTIEVPAENVDLVGVRDVIGKEGLDRVFEVLRAPFTEEPTNWSRRYKANLEKLASGDVIKVSEVVRDLWRRDQDRGLSAGEKRMLAKARQILISELALAEKTDDEKASSLLDEVLAS
- the ispD gene encoding 2-C-methyl-D-erythritol 4-phosphate cytidylyltransferase, translated to MTQNGVPRVSVIVVAAGSGTRLGADVPKAFARLGGSTLVERSVHAVAGMSEAVQLIVVAPAGLVDDARALAESAFGAPVSVVAGGSSRQRSVANGLAELAASAEVVLVHDAARALTPSTLFDSVVREVDARGHGVIPGLPVSDTIKRVGEAGDIHETVDRSVLAAVQTPQGFPRTDLVAAYAAASSDETDDAGLVTALGLPVSVVAGNELAFKVTTPADLRRAEDALGASATPLPRIGVGTDTHGFDPAAELWLAGLHWPGESGLAGHSDGDAVAHAITDALLSACGLGDIGGVFGTSDPRFDGAHGEVFLAETRRLVEAAGFRIGNVSVQIVGNRPTFAPRRGEAETRLTRLLGAPVAISATTTDGLGFTGRGEGIAAIATAIVVQQSRTVG